The following are from one region of the Oncorhynchus masou masou isolate Uvic2021 chromosome 24, UVic_Omas_1.1, whole genome shotgun sequence genome:
- the LOC135513043 gene encoding regulator of G-protein signaling 5-like has protein sequence MCKGLALLPTTCLERAKELKAKLGSFLQKPDWSLASCKIGKTRPTLEQCMRWKESFEKLLSSKHGLMAFTAFLVSEFSEENIAFYVACEDFRSTKSAAKLAAKAQRIYDEFICTDAPREVNIDHETRDITRANLKDPSTSCFDMAQHRIYLLMAKDCYPRFLRSPAYKDLISQLRPKCTSISKEA, from the exons ATGTGCAAAGGACTAGCATTACTGCCTACCACCTGCCTGGAAAG GGCCAAGGAACTAAAAGCAAAGCTGGGCAGCTTTCTGCAAAAACCCGACTGGAGTCTAGCAAGCTGCAAAATAGGCAAAACTAGACCTACTCTGGAACAATGTATGAGGTGGAAAGAGTCTTTCGAAAAGCTGTTGTCCAGTAAAC acGGACTGATGGCCTTTACAGCTTTCCTGGTGTCAGAGTTCAGTGAGGAGAACATTGCATTCTACGTTGCCTGTGAGGACTTCAGGAGCACTAAGTCTGCTGCCAAGCTGGCGGCAAAAGCCCAGAGAATCTATGATGAGTTCATCTGCACCGACGCACCCCGAGAG GTGAACATTGACCACGAGACTCGTGACATCACCAGGGCCAACCTGAAAGATCCATCTACATCCTGTTTCGACATGGCCCAGCATAGGATCTACCTTCTCATGGCCAAGGACTGCTACCCTCGCTTCCTTCGTTCCCCAGCTTACAAAGACCTGATCAGCCAGCTCCGTCCAAAGTGCACATCCATCTCCAAGGAGGCGTGA